Proteins found in one Coffea eugenioides isolate CCC68of chromosome 5, Ceug_1.0, whole genome shotgun sequence genomic segment:
- the LOC113769898 gene encoding receptor-like protein kinase BRI1-like 3 produces the protein MNRKQQLSATSGGLVKDIIVFLIVLLLSCGFLVSNARQISTKQPAIGNEVSSLLAFKQSSVDADPNGFLTDWSLTSSSPCSWAGVSCSGDGKVTQLNLVNAGLRGHLHISDLMALPRLAQLHFSGNHFYGNLSSTVQSCSFEILDLSANDLSEPLAVDSLLQSCNRLSLLNLSRNSIPSGNIKFGSSLLQLDLSRNKFSDLSLLSYSLSNCQNLNLLNLSDNGLTGKLNSSLSSCRSLSVLDLSCNNFSGDIPATLIAAAPVSLKILDLSHNNLTGDLVNLGSGTCSNLTVLNLSFNSLSATGFPFGLTNCQKLETLDVGHNALLLKIPGDLLGKLKNLKKLVLAHNQFFGEIPAELGQTCATLEELDLSSNQLIGGLPSSFGPCSSLFSLSLGHNQLSGDFLSSVVSSLANLKYLSVPFNNITGPLPQSLTNCSRLQVLDLSSNALTGNVPAWFCSTSSDSALEKLILPDNILAGTVPSQLGLCRNLKTIDLSFNFLTGRIPQEIWTLPNLSDMVIWANNLNGEIPEGICVTGGNLQTLILNNNFLTGSLPESLANCTNLIWVSLSSNRLTGQIPSGIGNLVNLAILQLGNNSLAGPIPPGIGKCRSLIWLDLNSNNLTGPIPSELANQAGLVRPGIVSGKQFAFVRNEGGTACRGAGGLVEFEGIRADRLANFPMVHSCPTTRIYSGVTVYTFASNGSMIYLDLSYNGFSGNIPENLGSMSFVQVLNMGHNNLSGNIPSSFGSLKFVGVLDLSHNNLQGFIPWSLGGLSFLSDFDVSNNNLSGPIPSGGQLTTFPAARYENNSGLCGLPLPACGSGNGHHSSIYYRGGKKQPVAVGMVIGIMVSLSCIFLLVFALYKVKKHQEKEEKRDKYVESLPTSGSSSWKISSVAEPLSINVATFEKPLRKLTFAHLLEATNGFSADSLIGSGGFGEVYKAQLRDGSVVAIKKLIHVTGQGDREFMAEMETIGKIKHRNLVPLLGYCKIGEERLLVYEYMQWGSLEAVLHESNKGEGTKLDWAARKKIAIGSARGLAFLHHSCIPHIIHRDMKSSNVLLDEDFEARVSDFGMARLVNALDTHLSVSTLAGTPGYVPPEYYQSFRCTTKGDVYSYGVILLELLSGKKPIDTLEFGDDNNLVGWAKQLHRDKRSQEILDPEIISSLSDGTELYHYLNIAFQCLDDKPFRRPTMIQVMAMFKELQVDSESDILDGISVKNSVIEESQEKELP, from the coding sequence ATGAACAGGAAGCAGCAGTTATCAGCAACAAGTGGTGGGTTGGTCAAAGATATTATTGTCTTTCTTATAGTTTTGCTTCTCAGCTGTGGCTTTTTGGTGTCAAATGCTCGACAAATCTCAACCAAGCAACCAGCTATTGGTAATGAAGTAAGCAGCTTATTGGCCTTCAAGCAGTCCTCAGTTGATGCTGATCCAAATGGATTCTTGACAGATTGGTCCTTAACTTCTTCCAGCCCTTGTTCATGGGCTGGTGTTTCATGCTCTGGCGATGGGAAAGTCACTCAGCTCAATCTTGTAAATGCAGGGCTTAGAGGTCACCTTCACATATCTGACCTCATGGCTTTGCCTCGTCTTGCCCAGCTTCATTTTAGTGGCAACCATTTTTATGGCAATCTTTCATCAACAGTCCAGTCTTGCAGCTTTGAGATTCTTGATTTGTCTGCCAATGATTTGTCAGAACCACTTGCTGTAGATTCTTTGTTGCAATCCTGTAACCGTTTATCCCTTCTGAACCTCTCTCGAAATTCAATCCCAAGTGGCAATATCAAGTTTGGGTCTTCCTTGTTGCAACTTGACCTCTCCAGGAACAAATTTTCTGATTTGAGCCTTTTGAGTTATTCTCTATCAAACTGCCAAAACTTGAATCTGCTTAATTTGTCAGACAATGGTCTGACAGGAAAGTTGAATAGCTCTCTCTCTTCTTGCAGGAGCCTCTCTGTTCTCGACCTTTCTTGCAACAATTTTTCCGGAGATATACCAGCTACATTAATAGCAGCTGCACCTGTGTctttgaaaattcttgatctTTCTCATAATAACCTTACAGGCGATCTTGTGAACCTTGGATCTGGTACTTGCTCTAATCTCACTGTGCTCAATCTCTCTTTCAACAGTCTTTCTGCAACCGGATTCCCTTTTGGTTTGACCAACTGCCAGAAGCTTGAAACATTGGATGTTGGCCATAATGCCCTCCTCCTCAAGATTCCTGGGGACTTGTTGGGGAAGCtcaagaatttgaagaaattgGTTTTAGCCCATAATCAGTTTTTTGGGGAGATTCCAGCAGAGCTGGGGCAAACTTGTGCAACTCTTGAGGAGCTTGATCTTTCTTCAAACCAGTTAATAGGTGGCCTACCTTCAAGCTTTGGTCCGTGCTCTTCACTCTTTAGCCTCAGCCTCGGCCACAATCAACTTTCTGGGGATTTTCTGAGCTCAGTTGTCAGTTCTCTGGCAAATCTCAAGTATCTTTCCGTACCGTTCAACAACATAACTGGTCCTCTGCCACAATCCTTGACAAACTGTAGTCGGCTTCAGGTGCTTGACCTCAGCTCAAATGCCTTAACAGGGAATGTACCTGCTTGGTTTTGCTCAACATCATCAGATTCTGCTCTGGAAAAGTTAATCTTGCCTGACAATATTTTAGCTGGGACGGTGCCATCACAGCTTGGACTATGCCGAAATCTGAAGACAATTGATCTTAGCTTCAACTTTCTGACTGGTCGAATTCCTCAGGAGATATGGACCTTACCCAATCTTTCAGACATGGTCATTTGGGCTAACAATCTCAATGGAGAAATACCAGAAGGCATATGTGTCACAGGAGGGAATCTTCAGACCTTAATTCTCAATAACAATTTCCTTACCGGAAGCCTCCCGGAGTCCCTCGCTAATTGCACAAATTTGATATGGGTTTCTTTGTCCAGCAACAGACTTACTGGGCAAATCCCTTCAGGTATTGGGAATCTGGTTAATTTAGCAATCCTTCAGTTGGGTAACAATTCTCTTGCTGGACCAATTCCACCAGGAATAGGAAAGTGCAGAAGCCTGATATGGCTTGATTTGAATAGTAATAATCTGACAGGCCCCATCCCCTCAGAGCTTGCTAACCAAGCTGGACTTGTTCGCCCGGGAATTGTTTCTGGGAAGCAGTTTGCATTTGTGAGAAATGAGGGGGGAACAGCATGCAGAGGTGCCGGTGGGCTAGTTGAATTCGAAGGGATTCGTGCGGATAGGCTAGCTAATTTTCCTATGGTCCACTCTTGCCCAACAACCAGGATTTACTCTGGGGTCACAGTTTACACCTTTGCTAGCAATGGTAGCATGATTTACCTTGATCTTTCTTACAATGGTTTTTCAGGCAATATTCCTGAAAATTTAGGTTCAATGAGCTTTGTGCAGGTTCTGAATATGGGCCATAATAATTTATCTGGGAATATACCCTCCAGCTTTGGAAGTTTAAAGTTCGTTGGAGTTCTTGATCTCTCACACAATAATCTTCAGGGTTTTATCCCCTGGTCATTGGGTGGCCTCTCATTTCTTAGTGATTTTGATGTTTCAAACAACAACCTTTCAGGGCCTATTCCTTCAGGTGGGCAGTTGACTACTTTTCCGGCTGCCAGATATGAGAACAATTCAGGCCTTTGTGGACTTCCTCTGCCTGCATGTGGCTCTGGAAATGGACACCATTCATCAATCTATTATCGTGGAGGGAAAAAGCAGCCTGTAGCTGTCGGGATGGTCATAGGCATAATGGTCTCTCTTTCCTGTATATTCTTGCTTGTTTTTGCTCTTTACAAAGTGAAGAAACACCAGGAGAAGGAGGAAAAGAGAGACAAATATGTTGAAAGCCTTCCAACATCTGGCAGCAGCAGCTGGAAAATTTCTAGTGTGGCTGAGCCTCTAAGCATAAATGTGGCCACATTCGAGAAGCCTCTGCGGAAGTTGACCTTTGCACATCTGCTCGAAGCAACGAATGGGTTCAGTGCTGACAGCTTGATTGGTTCTGGGGGTTTTGGTGAGGTGTACAAGGCCCAACTTAGAGACGGTAGTGTTGTTGCAATCAAGAAACTCATCCATGTAACAGGTCAGGGAGACAGAGAATTTATGGCAGAAATGGAGACCATAGGAAAAATCAAGCATCGAAATCTGGTCCCTTTGTTAGGTTATTGCAAGATTGGAGAAGAGAGGCTTCTCGTGTACGAGTATATGCAGTGGGGAAGCCTGGAGGCTGTTCTTCATGAGAGCAATAAAGGAGAGGGTACAAAGCTTGACTGGGCAGCTAGAAAGAAGATTGCCATTGGCTCAGCAAGAGGACTAGCATTTCTTCACCACAGCTGCATACCTCACATAATCCATCGGGACATGAAGTCTAGCAATGTCCTTCTGGATGAAGACTTTGAGGCTAGGGTGTCTGATTTTGGTATGGCAAGATTGGTGAATGCCCTTGACACTCATCTCAGTGTGAGTACACTTGCTGGGACTCCGGGATATGTGCCCCCTGAATATTACCAGAGTTTCCGGTGCACAACTAAAGGGGATGTCTACAGCTACGGTGTTATATTGCTGGAGCTTCTTTCAGGCAAGAAGCCAATTGACACATTGGAGTTTGGCGATGACAATAATCTGGTTGGGTGGGCTAAACAGCTGCATAGAGATAAACGAAGCCAGGAGATACTTGATCCTGAAATAATCTCATCATTATCGGACGGGACGGAACTTTACCACTATTTGAACATTGCCTTTCAGTGCCTAGATGATAAACCCTTCCGCCGGCCAACAATGATCCAGGTGATGGCCATGTTCAAAGAGCTACAGGTAGATTCCGAAAGTGATATACTTGATGGGATCTCAGTTAAAAACTCAGTAATCGAAGAATCACAAGAAAAGGAGCTTCCATGA
- the LOC113769987 gene encoding putative 4-hydroxy-4-methyl-2-oxoglutarate aldolase 3 codes for MASLATAEACDTNAALLASGDLRVLQPVFQIYGQCRAFSGTIVTLKVFEDNVLVRETLETRGEGRVLVIDGGGSMRCALVGGNLGQLAQNMGWAGIVVNGCIRDVDEINSCDVGIRALASHPQKSNKKGIGEKHIPVVVAGTLIRNGEWLYADSDGILVSKTELSV; via the coding sequence ATGGCGTCTTTAGCGACAGCTGAAGCTTGTGATACAAATGCAGCACTTCTGGCTAGTGGTGACCTGCGGGTACTGCAACCCGTTTTCCAGATTTATGGTCAGTGTCGAGCATTCTCAGGGACCATAGTCACTCTTAAGGTCTTTGAGGACAACGTGCTGGTTAGGGAGACTCTTGAAACTAGAGGCGAAGGCAGAGTACTTGTAATAGATGGTGGAGGAAGCATGAGGTGCGCCTTGGTAGGAGGAAACTTGGGACAGCTAGCCCAAAATATGGGTTGGGCTGGAATTGTAGTCAATGGGTGCATTCGAGACGTGGATGAGATCAATTCCTGCGATGTTGGAATTAGAGCCTTGGCATCCCACCCCCAGAAATCTAACAAAAAGGGTATTGGTGAAAAGCACATCCCAGTTGTTGTTGCAGGAACCTTGATCCGCAATGGGGAATGGCTGTATGCAGATAGTGACGGCATCCTTGTATCAAAAACTGAGCTTTCGGTTTGA
- the LOC113770794 gene encoding F-box protein At-B, which yields MKGGNKVAAGGGRSLEGLPDTLITEILEKLDLESLCSTACASRAFRSSVAQHLSTLPSLDLSVFAPNAQTLNHILHRFSGVRSVTIDCLRLETSSVIGILGANIQELNLLKGCLLSYSLFTSIGRSCPNLRVLALELVGEQLPELFEKNLVEMLKNLIQLESLSLKIREIEHDVYSIKSIQPFLPRSLRFLKLQQVGEQSAIQLLQEHLNVGNSLEITSTFSSIPAALLHPPTELQHLSLVLDIISDELVICIVNALPLIVELNLEDRTYKEPLMPHDLTNNGIQSLGSCRRLTALSIVRSRQNYPVCFKQINDLAMFLLSENCRGLESVTFGGFSTVTDAGFSAILHSCRNLKRFEIRNASLLSDLTFHSMAGAADTLVEMKMFSCNLITSEAVLQLASCTRLEVLDLCGCRSIADTCLSCLTFFNKLATLNLSGADVTDSGLAVLGGGHSPIARLRLRGCRRITDKGISLLLLGGGTISKTLASLDVGYMPGISDEAIYTIASSAQAVTELCMRYCFFVTDASLKALALKRRPLDGTSPLKRLDVFHCPRLSAVELVGFLRKPSFLNLRWLGVGLTAAASRKDDFAQICKEREWLTLCFDGCEIGCHDGWQFHRPHGG from the exons atgAAGGGCGGCAACAAGGTTGCAGCGGGCGGCGGCCGTTCACTGGAGGGGCTACCGGACACCCTAATCACTGAAATTCTGGAAAAGTTAGACTTGGAATCGCTTTGCTCCACGGCGTGTGCTTCCAGGGCCTTCCGCTCCTCTGTCGCTCAACATCTTTCCACTCTTCCCTCGCTTGATCTTTCT GTTTTTGCTCCGAATGCTCAGACTCTGAATCACATTCTTCATAGGTTCAGTGGTGTCAGGAGTGTCACTATTGACTGCCTCCGCCTGGAGACCTCTTCAGTCATAGGTATTCTTGGAGCTAATATCCAAGAATTAAATTTGTTGAAGGGTTGCTTGCTGTCTTATTCTCTTTTCACTTCAATTGGGAGGAGTTGCCCTAATTTGAG GGTTCTCGCGCTGGAATTAGTTGGGGAACAGTTACCTGAACTCTTCGAGAAAAATCTTGTTGAGATGCTTAAAAATCTTATACAGTTGGAG TCTTTATCTCTTAAAATACGAGAAATAGAACATGATGTGTACAGTATAAAATCCATTCAGCCGTTTTTGCCAAGAAGTCTCAGATTTTTAAAGCTTCAGCAAGTGGGTGAACAGAGTGCAATTCAATTACTACAAGAACATTTAAATGTTGGTAATTCATTAGAAATCACATCCACTTTTAGCTCTATCCCAGCTGCTCTTCTTCATCCGCCGACTGAGCTACAGCATTTATCACTCGTATTGGACATTATCAGTGATGAACTTGTTATCTGCATCGTCAATGCACTTCCCCTTATAGTTGAGCTGAATCTTGAAGACAGAACGTACAAGGAGCCACTCATGCCTCATGACCTGACCAATAATGGGATACAGTCCTTGGGGTCTTGTCGGCGTCTAACTGCTCTCTCAATTGTACGTAGTAGACAGAATTATCCTGTATGTTTCAAACAGATAAACGACTTGGCAATGTTTCTTCTTTCTGAGAATTGTAGAGGCCTGGAATCTGTTACCTTTGGTGGATTTTCCACAGTTACTGATGCCGGCTTTTCAGCAATTTTGCACTCTTGCCGAAATTTGAAACGATTTGAAATTCGTAATGCATCTCTGCTATCAGACTTGACCTTTCACAGTATGGCAGGCGCTGCAGATACCCTTGTTGAGATGAAGATGTTTTCATGCAACCTTATAACTAGTGAAGCTGTATTGCAACTGGCATCTTGTACTAGGTTAGAGGTGCTCGATTTGTGTGGATGCAGGAGCATAGCAGATACATGCCTTAGCTGCTTGACATTTTTCAATAAACTTGCAACATTAAACCTTAGTGGGGCTGATGTGACTGACAGTGGTCTTGCTGTTCTTGGCGGTGGACATTCTCCCATTGCACGTTTACGTCTTAGGGGCTGTCGGAGAATAACTGATAAAGGAATTTCTCTTCTATTGCTGGGTGGAGGGACAATTAGCAAGACACTTGCATCTCTGGATGTTGGTTACATGCCAGGAATATCGGATGAAGCTATTTATACCATTGCTTCATCCGCTCAAGCGGTTACTGAGTTATGTATGAGGTATTGCTTCTTTGTGACAGATGCTTCATTAAAAGCATTAGCTTTAAAGAGAAGGCCGCTTGATGGAACTTCACCTCTCAAAAGGCTCGATGTTTTTCACTGCCCTAGATTGTCTGCCGTCGAATTGGTGGGATTTTTGAGGAAGCCATCATTCCTTAATTTGAGGTGGCTCGGCGTTGGCCTCACTGCCGCAGCTTCCAGAAAAGATGACTTTGCTCAAATTTGCAAAGAACGAGAGTGGCTGACCCTTTGTTTTGATGGTTGTGAAATAGGATGTCATGATGGATGGCAATTTCACAGGCCTCATGGTGGCTGA